The following is a genomic window from Candidatus Hydrogenedentota bacterium.
ATTCTCAGCGTGTGTCGCATGGATTGCCTGTCTCCTTCCTGTTAGCCGCTGCTCTGACCGGTGCCTTCCTTGGCCAGGACAAAGGGCGTCGCAATATTCAGCAAGCGCATCAGGAGCGCCATCACCTGGCCGACGCTGATGTCATCATCGGCGGCCCGCGCTGGCATCCCGGAAAGGCGGCGCAAATGGTTTCTGTTCCTGGACATCCGATTTCCCGAACGCCGTCAGGCGTCAATGATCTCGCTGGCCGCCTCTTTTTCCACCCAGAAGGTCGCGATGACCGTCAGTATCTGGCTCACCGCCATCAGGATGCTGCCGGGCGTCACGGCCGACGCGGCCCGGGCCACGGGCCGGGTGACAACTGTCAGGTGCTTCATGACCCTGTCTCCTTGGTTAACCGTAATACACGAACGCGGGGAAAAGGTTTCATCCCCGTAACGCCGCGGAGGGGGAAGGCGATGACCCGCAGGGGCCTAATCCTCCTCCTGAGCCTCTTTCTGGCTGAAGAAATCGGCAAACACGGAGAAAAGCTGGCTGATCAGCCGAAAAATGCCGCCCGTGCTGTAGTCCGCCGCCCGAACGGGCTTTCGGGTAACCGGGCGCAGGTGCTTCGAGTTCATGCGGTGTCTCCCTCACGGCAATGATGTACAGACCGAACAACCTGCCCGGCCCAGGACAAAGAATAGCAGATTCCGCAAAAAAAGACCACCATTTCCGGTGAATGGCACCGCAGAGCACCCAACACCAACGCCAGCGCGGTCAGGACTGCGCGGGGGCCAGCCGGACCTCCTCATACCCCTGGCAGTCCCGCGCGGCAAGATGGGTGCGGCCTGTCAGGTGGAGGTCCATGGCCCGTGCGGCCTCGCGGCCCTCATAAATGGCCCAGACCACGAGCGACTGGCCGCGGCGCGCGTCGCCCGCGGCGAAGACCCCCGGCACACCGGTGGCGTAGGCGCTGTCGGCCTTGATGCCGAGACCGAAACGGTTCTTCTCCATCTCGACCTTGAGGTCCGCCGCGAAGGCGTCGGCCTCGGGCTGGACAAAGCCCATGGCCAGCAGCACCAGGTCGCACTCAATCCGCATCTCGGAGCCGGGAATTTCGGTCATGGTCCGGCGGCCGGAGGCGTCCGGCTCGCTCCACTCCACCCGGACCGCGTTCAGCGCGCGGACATTGCCCTGCTCGTCGCCCTCGAAGGACCTGGTGTTAATGCACCATTCCCGGCAGTCTCCGCCGGGCGCCTCCTTGTGGCTGGAGGAGGTGCGCAGCACGAAGTCCCACTCGGGCCACAGGTTGCGGGCTGAGCGGGCCTCCGGCGGCTTGGGGAAGAGTTCAATGTTGAGGATGGAGGCGCAACCCTGCCGCAGCGAGGTGCCGACGCAGTCGGAGCCCGTGTCGCCGCCGCCGATCACCACCACCTTCTTGCCTGTGGCCACGATGTCCCCACCCTCCACGGTCTTGCGGAGCACGCGCCGGGTCTGCTGGGTGAGGAAATCCACGGCGGGCACGATGCCCTTGAGCCCGCTTCCGGGCACGTCGGCCTCGCGGAAAAGGCGCGGCTTGGTGGAGCCGAGCGCCAGGAGGACGGCGTCGTACTCCGCCAGGTCCTTCGCGGGCACATCGCGGCCGACCTCGACGCCGCAGCGGAACTCCACGCCCTCGGCGCGCATCTGCTCCACCCGGCGGCGGACCACCGACTTGTCCAGCTTGAAGTTGGGGATGCCGTAGAGGAGCAGGCCGCCCGGCTCGTCCGCGCGCTCATACACGACCACGGTGTGGCCCGCGCGGTTGAGCTGCTGGGCGGCGGCCAGGCCGGCGGGGCCCGCCCCGACGACGGCCACCCGTTTCCCCGTGCGGGCCGCCGGGGGCTGCGGAGTGATCCAGCCGCTCTCCCAGCCGCGTTCGGCGATCTCGCGCTCGATCATCTCGATGGTCACGGGCGGGTCAATGATGCCCAGCACGCACGCGCTCTCGCAGGGTGCCGGGCATATCCGTCCGGTGAACTCGGGGAAGTTGTTGGTGGCGTGGAGGATTTCGAGGGCCTCCCGCCACATGTCGTCCTTCACCAGGTCGTTGAAGTCGGGAATCTGGTTTCCCAGGGGGCACCCGCTGTGGCAGAAGGGCACGCCGCAGTTCATGCAGCGGTAGCCCTGCCGCTTGAGGCGCTCGGGGGGCAGGGACCCGGCGAACTCGTTGTAGTGTTGCACCCGCTCCCCTGCCGGGACCGGCTCGGGAAGTTCGCGGGAGAAGGTCATGAACCCTTTGGATTTTTCCGGCAGCATGGTGTTATTCCTGTTCCTCTTTTTCCATGAGCACCTGCGCGTAGCCCTTCGGCATGACGCGCACAAACCGGGAGGTCTCCTCCTCCCAGTTCTCGAGTATCCGCCGGGCCACCTCGCTGCCCGTGAGCCGGAAATGCGGCTCCAGCAGGCTGCGGAGCTGCGCCCGGCTCCTGTCGCTGAGCGGCTTGATCTCCACCATCCCCAGGTTGCAGTGGACGGGGAAGGCGCCCCCGGGGTCGTACACGTAGGCGATGCCGCCGCTCATGCCCGCGCCGAAGTTGCGGCCCGTGGGGCCGAGAATGGCGACGCGGCCGCCGGTCATGTACTCGCAGCAGTGGTCGCCCACGCCCTCGACCACCGCCCACGCGCCGCTGTTGCGCACGCAGAAGCGCTCGCCCGCCAGGCCGCGGAAGTAGGCGCGGCCGCCCGTGGCGCCGTAGAGCGCCACGTTGCCGACCACGATGTTGTCCTCGGGCACGATGGGGCAGTCCGCCGGCGGCCGCACGATGATCGTGCCGCCCGAGAGGCCCTTGCCGCAGTAGTCGTTCGCCTCGCCGGTGACGTCGAGCGTCACGCCCGCGATGGCGAAGGCGCCGAAGCTCTGGCCCGCCACACCCGCGCAGCGGAGCACCACCGTGTCGTCCGGCAGGGTGCCGGTGTACATGCCCAGCTTGTGGCGGCGCGTCAG
Proteins encoded in this region:
- a CDS encoding glutamate synthase subunit beta, yielding MLPEKSKGFMTFSRELPEPVPAGERVQHYNEFAGSLPPERLKRQGYRCMNCGVPFCHSGCPLGNQIPDFNDLVKDDMWREALEILHATNNFPEFTGRICPAPCESACVLGIIDPPVTIEMIEREIAERGWESGWITPQPPAARTGKRVAVVGAGPAGLAAAQQLNRAGHTVVVYERADEPGGLLLYGIPNFKLDKSVVRRRVEQMRAEGVEFRCGVEVGRDVPAKDLAEYDAVLLALGSTKPRLFREADVPGSGLKGIVPAVDFLTQQTRRVLRKTVEGGDIVATGKKVVVIGGGDTGSDCVGTSLRQGCASILNIELFPKPPEARSARNLWPEWDFVLRTSSSHKEAPGGDCREWCINTRSFEGDEQGNVRALNAVRVEWSEPDASGRRTMTEIPGSEMRIECDLVLLAMGFVQPEADAFAADLKVEMEKNRFGLGIKADSAYATGVPGVFAAGDARRGQSLVVWAIYEGREAARAMDLHLTGRTHLAARDCQGYEEVRLAPAQS